One part of the Streptomyces sp. AM 2-1-1 genome encodes these proteins:
- a CDS encoding EamA family transporter: MRPFHIALAVLVAALWGVNFVVIELGLDHFPPLLFSALRFLVAALPAVFFVGPPKVAWKWIVGVGLALGVAKFGLLFVGMDQGMDAGLSSLVLQVQAVFTALFAALALGERPGGVRVAGMTVALAGIGVAAADEGASGPVLAFVLVVAAAACWGVSNVLTRRAAPPDSLNFMVWVSTVPVLPLLGLSLLFEGWDRDADAVAAMDWTGAGVVVYVAWISTVFGFGAWGYLLRHHPATSVAPFTLLVPVFGMSSAALLLDESVSPLRWCAAALLVGGVAVTSLAGRGPATGPVTVAAAGPEAAAARDTRDVRETRDWRETRDVQETREARA, from the coding sequence ATGCGCCCCTTCCACATCGCCCTGGCCGTCCTCGTCGCCGCCCTCTGGGGAGTGAACTTCGTCGTCATCGAACTGGGCCTCGACCACTTCCCCCCGCTCCTCTTCTCCGCCCTGCGCTTCCTGGTCGCCGCGCTGCCCGCCGTCTTCTTCGTCGGACCGCCCAAGGTCGCGTGGAAGTGGATCGTGGGCGTCGGACTCGCGCTCGGGGTGGCCAAGTTCGGCCTGCTCTTCGTCGGCATGGACCAGGGGATGGACGCCGGGCTCTCCTCGCTCGTCCTCCAGGTCCAGGCCGTCTTCACCGCGCTCTTCGCCGCACTCGCCCTCGGCGAACGGCCCGGCGGGGTGCGAGTGGCGGGGATGACCGTGGCGCTCGCGGGGATCGGGGTGGCCGCGGCCGACGAGGGGGCGAGCGGGCCGGTGCTCGCGTTCGTGCTGGTGGTGGCGGCAGCGGCCTGCTGGGGCGTCTCCAACGTCCTCACCCGCAGAGCCGCCCCGCCCGACTCCCTCAACTTCATGGTGTGGGTCTCGACCGTTCCCGTCCTGCCGCTCCTCGGCCTCTCGCTGCTCTTCGAGGGCTGGGACCGGGACGCGGACGCCGTCGCCGCGATGGACTGGACCGGCGCCGGGGTGGTCGTCTACGTCGCCTGGATCTCCACCGTCTTCGGCTTCGGGGCCTGGGGGTACCTGCTGCGCCACCACCCGGCCACCTCGGTCGCGCCGTTCACCCTGCTCGTGCCCGTCTTCGGGATGTCCTCGGCGGCGCTGCTGCTGGACGAGTCGGTGAGCCCGCTGCGGTGGTGCGCGGCGGCGCTGCTGGTCGGCGGGGTGGCCGTGACGTCCCTCGCGGGGCGCGGTCCCGCGACCGGTCCCGTGACGGTGGCCGCGGCGGGACCGGAGGCCGCGGCCGCGAGGGACACGCGGGACGTACGGGAAACACGGGACTGGCGGGAAACGCGGGACGTGCAGGAAACGCGGGAGGCGCGGGCCTGA
- a CDS encoding sugar phosphate isomerase/epimerase family protein, whose amino-acid sequence MKLAFSTLGVPGTPIDEVVRLAVEHGYQGVELRAHPEEPVHPGLSATERAQVVEEFARGGVQILTVAGYVRVAAEGEDEAVVAQVAELVTLARDLGAPYVRVFPGGGDQDPEAADAAAARRLGAAAARAVDQGVTILLETHDSHRAGADAARVVGTVGHAGVGVIWDVMHTWLSGESPLDSHLVLAPYLGYVQVKDIASAEDTTPLALGEGVLPLAACLDTLAPDTWVCWEYEKRWYPQVPELPGLLAAGREFLLRVGAPKQEGPGAGA is encoded by the coding sequence GTGAAGCTCGCTTTCTCGACCCTCGGAGTGCCGGGGACGCCCATCGACGAGGTCGTCCGACTGGCCGTCGAGCACGGCTACCAGGGGGTGGAGCTGCGCGCGCACCCGGAGGAGCCGGTACACCCCGGGCTCTCGGCGACCGAACGCGCCCAGGTGGTCGAGGAGTTCGCCAGGGGCGGCGTCCAGATCCTCACCGTGGCCGGGTACGTCCGGGTCGCGGCGGAGGGGGAGGACGAGGCGGTGGTGGCGCAGGTCGCCGAACTGGTGACACTCGCCCGCGACCTCGGCGCGCCGTACGTCCGGGTCTTCCCCGGCGGCGGCGACCAGGACCCGGAGGCCGCCGACGCGGCGGCGGCCCGGCGGCTCGGGGCCGCGGCGGCCCGGGCCGTGGACCAGGGGGTGACGATCCTGCTGGAAACCCATGACTCGCACCGGGCCGGCGCCGACGCCGCCCGCGTCGTCGGGACGGTCGGGCACGCCGGGGTCGGCGTGATCTGGGACGTGATGCACACCTGGCTCTCCGGTGAGAGCCCGCTCGACAGCCACCTGGTGCTGGCCCCGTACCTCGGCTACGTACAGGTCAAGGACATCGCCTCGGCCGAGGACACCACGCCGCTGGCGCTCGGCGAGGGCGTGCTGCCGCTGGCCGCGTGCCTGGACACGCTGGCCCCGGACACCTGGGTCTGCTGGGAGTACGAGAAGCGCTGGTACCCCCAGGTCCCGGAGCTGCCGGGACTGCTCGCGGCCGGTCGCGAGTTCCTGCTCCGGGTGGGCGCGCCGAAGCAGGAGGGACCCGGCGCGGGAGCCTAG
- a CDS encoding LacI family DNA-binding transcriptional regulator, which translates to MTVTLADVAARARVSPATVSRVLNGNYPVAATTRDRVLRAVDDLDYVLNGPASSLAAATSDLVGILVNDIADPFFGIMAGAAQSEIGVPGDGSARAGGEKLAVVCNTGGSPERELTYLTLLQRQRAAAVVLTGGALEDPRHQAAMAAKLGRLADAGTRIVFCGRPPLPENDAVTAALTFDNRGGGRRLTEHLISLGHRRIGYVAGPQERTTTRHRLEGHRAAMRAAGLLDGDGSADGTPAEDRLTVYGPYDRRSGYEATLELLRREPGVTAVVGANDSVALGASAAVREQGLRIPEDVSVAGFDDLPFSVDTVPALTTVRLPLHEAGARAGRLAMGTENPPPGGIATIAAELMVRGSTAPPRG; encoded by the coding sequence ATGACAGTCACCCTGGCGGACGTCGCGGCACGCGCCCGGGTGTCCCCGGCCACCGTCTCCCGCGTGCTGAACGGCAATTACCCGGTCGCCGCGACGACGCGCGACCGCGTGCTGCGTGCGGTGGACGACCTGGACTACGTGCTCAACGGACCGGCCAGCTCGCTCGCGGCGGCCACCTCCGACCTGGTCGGCATCCTGGTCAACGACATCGCGGACCCGTTCTTCGGCATCATGGCGGGCGCGGCGCAGTCGGAGATCGGCGTCCCGGGCGACGGCTCCGCCCGGGCGGGTGGCGAGAAGCTGGCCGTCGTCTGCAACACCGGCGGTTCCCCCGAACGCGAGCTGACCTATCTCACCCTCCTCCAGCGCCAGCGCGCGGCGGCCGTCGTGCTGACCGGCGGCGCGCTGGAGGACCCCCGGCACCAGGCCGCGATGGCCGCGAAGCTGGGGCGGCTCGCCGACGCGGGCACCCGGATCGTCTTCTGCGGGCGGCCCCCGCTGCCCGAGAACGACGCCGTCACGGCCGCCCTCACCTTCGACAACCGGGGCGGGGGCCGGCGCCTCACCGAGCACCTCATCTCGCTGGGCCACCGCCGGATCGGCTACGTCGCGGGCCCCCAGGAGCGCACCACCACCCGCCACCGCCTGGAGGGCCACCGCGCGGCGATGCGGGCGGCCGGGCTCCTCGACGGGGACGGGTCCGCGGACGGGACCCCCGCGGAGGACCGGCTCACCGTGTACGGCCCCTACGACCGCCGCTCCGGTTACGAGGCGACCCTCGAACTCCTGCGGCGCGAGCCGGGGGTGACCGCCGTCGTCGGCGCCAACGACTCGGTGGCCCTGGGCGCGAGCGCGGCCGTACGGGAACAGGGTCTGCGCATCCCCGAGGACGTCTCGGTGGCCGGCTTCGACGACCTGCCGTTCTCCGTGGACACCGTGCCGGCGCTCACCACCGTCCGGCTGCCGCTCCACGAGGCGGGGGCGCGGGCGGGACGGCTGGCCATGGGCACGGAGAACCCGCCGCCCGGCGGCATCGCGACCATCGCGGCGGAGCTGATGGTGCGCGGCTCGACGGCTCCGCCGCGCGGGTGA
- a CDS encoding Gfo/Idh/MocA family oxidoreductase translates to MTRRTVRIAMNGVTGRMGYRQHLVRSILAIREQGGLDLGNGDVLWPEPVLVGRRAHALEELAARHGLTEWSTDLDAVLADESIDIYFDAQVTQARVEAIKKAVAAGKHIYTEKPTATDVEGALDLARLARDAGIKHGVVQDKIFLPGLLKLKRLIDGGFFGEILSVRGEFGYWVFEGDWQEAQRPSWNYRSEDGGGIVVDMFPHWEYVLHELFGKVTTVQAHVQTHVPQRWDEQGKPYAATADDAAYGIFQLEGGAVAQINSSWTVRVNRDELVEFQVDGTHGSAVAGLRNCRVQHRSATPKPVWNPDLPVTESFRDQWQEVPDNDTFDNGFKAQWELFLRHVVLDEAYAWDLMAGARGVQLAELGLKSAAEGRRFDVPELTL, encoded by the coding sequence GTGACACGCAGGACTGTGCGCATCGCCATGAACGGCGTGACGGGTCGTATGGGATACCGGCAGCACCTGGTGCGCTCGATCCTCGCGATCCGCGAGCAGGGCGGCCTCGACCTCGGCAACGGGGACGTGCTCTGGCCCGAGCCGGTGCTCGTCGGCCGCCGCGCCCACGCGCTGGAGGAGCTGGCCGCCCGGCACGGACTCACCGAGTGGTCGACCGACCTGGACGCCGTCCTCGCGGACGAGTCCATCGACATCTACTTCGACGCCCAGGTCACCCAGGCGCGCGTCGAGGCGATCAAGAAGGCGGTCGCCGCCGGCAAGCACATCTACACCGAGAAGCCCACCGCCACCGATGTGGAGGGCGCCCTCGACCTCGCCCGTCTCGCCCGGGACGCCGGCATCAAGCACGGCGTGGTCCAGGACAAGATCTTCCTGCCGGGCCTGCTCAAGCTGAAGCGCCTCATCGACGGCGGCTTCTTCGGCGAGATCCTCTCCGTGCGCGGCGAGTTCGGCTACTGGGTCTTCGAGGGCGACTGGCAGGAGGCGCAGCGCCCCTCGTGGAACTACCGCTCCGAGGACGGCGGCGGCATCGTCGTGGACATGTTCCCGCACTGGGAGTACGTGCTCCACGAGCTGTTCGGCAAGGTCACCACCGTGCAGGCGCACGTCCAGACGCACGTCCCGCAGCGCTGGGACGAGCAGGGCAAGCCGTACGCCGCGACCGCCGACGACGCCGCGTACGGCATCTTCCAGCTGGAGGGCGGCGCCGTCGCCCAGATCAACTCCTCCTGGACCGTGCGCGTCAACCGCGACGAGCTGGTCGAGTTCCAGGTCGACGGGACCCACGGCAGTGCCGTCGCCGGCCTGCGCAACTGCCGCGTCCAGCACCGCTCGGCCACCCCGAAGCCGGTCTGGAACCCCGACCTCCCCGTCACCGAGTCCTTCCGGGACCAGTGGCAGGAGGTCCCCGACAACGACACCTTCGACAACGGCTTCAAGGCCCAGTGGGAGCTGTTCCTGCGTCACGTCGTCCTCGACGAGGCGTACGCCTGGGACCTGATGGCCGGCGCCCGCGGCGTGCAGCTCGCCGAGCTGGGCCTCAAGTCGGCCGCCGAGGGCCGGCGCTTCGACGTACCGGAGCTGACCCTGTGA
- a CDS encoding dihydrodipicolinate synthase family protein: protein MTIHLPHGAYEPRTTPLDLAPGGSPLVSRTVFSAAHVVADPYADVSPDGPAAIDWDATLAFRRHLWSHGLGVAEAMDTAQRGMGLDWAGGAELIRRSAAEAKAVGGRIACGVGTDQLTGPATLAEVRAAYEEQLALVEGSGAQAILMASRTLAAVARGPEEYADIYAHLLRQATEPVVLHWLGPMFDPALEGYWGSSDLDAATDTFLKIIAEHPDKVDGIKISLLDAAREIDVRRRLPSGVRCYTGDDFNYPELIAGDARGFSHALLGIFDPLGPLAAHAVRVLDTGDTQGFRDLLDPTVELSRHLFQAPTRFYKTGVVFLAWLAGHQEHFTMVGGLQSARSLPHLAKAYELADRLGLFPDPELAESRMRALLTVQGGTR from the coding sequence GTGACGATCCACCTCCCGCACGGGGCGTACGAGCCCCGCACCACCCCCCTGGACCTGGCCCCCGGCGGCTCCCCTCTGGTCTCGCGCACGGTCTTCTCCGCCGCCCACGTCGTCGCCGACCCGTACGCCGACGTCAGCCCCGACGGGCCCGCCGCGATCGACTGGGACGCCACCCTCGCCTTCCGCCGCCACCTCTGGTCGCACGGGCTCGGGGTCGCGGAGGCGATGGACACCGCCCAGCGCGGCATGGGCCTGGACTGGGCCGGCGGAGCCGAGCTGATCCGCCGCTCCGCCGCCGAGGCGAAGGCCGTCGGCGGCCGGATCGCCTGCGGGGTCGGCACCGACCAGCTGACCGGACCGGCCACCCTCGCCGAAGTCCGCGCCGCGTACGAGGAGCAGCTCGCCCTCGTCGAGGGGAGCGGCGCCCAGGCCATCCTGATGGCCTCGCGCACGCTCGCCGCCGTGGCCCGGGGGCCCGAGGAGTACGCGGACATCTACGCCCACCTGCTGCGCCAGGCCACCGAGCCGGTCGTCCTGCACTGGCTGGGCCCGATGTTCGACCCGGCGCTGGAGGGGTACTGGGGCTCGTCGGACCTCGACGCGGCCACCGACACCTTCCTCAAGATCATCGCCGAGCACCCGGACAAGGTCGACGGCATCAAGATCTCGCTGCTCGACGCGGCCCGCGAGATCGACGTGCGCCGCCGGCTGCCCAGCGGCGTCCGCTGCTACACCGGCGACGACTTCAACTACCCCGAGCTGATCGCGGGCGACGCACGCGGCTTCAGCCACGCCCTCCTCGGCATCTTCGACCCGCTCGGCCCGCTCGCCGCGCACGCCGTACGGGTCCTCGACACCGGCGACACCCAGGGCTTCCGGGACCTGCTGGACCCGACGGTCGAACTCTCCCGCCACCTCTTCCAGGCGCCCACCCGCTTCTACAAGACGGGCGTGGTCTTCCTCGCCTGGCTGGCCGGGCACCAGGAGCACTTCACGATGGTCGGCGGCCTGCAGTCGGCCCGCTCGCTGCCCCACCTCGCCAAGGCGTACGAACTCGCCGACCGCCTCGGCCTGTTCCCCGACCCGGAGCTCGCGGAGAGCCGGATGCGGGCCCTGCTCACCGTCCAGGGAGGAACCCGATGA
- a CDS encoding sugar phosphate isomerase/epimerase, with translation MSDGTGVGRLSINQETIRQWSLEELAEGCVKAGVGHVGLWREPVQKYGVERAGRLFADAGLTVTSLCRGGFLTATEPVERARALDDNRAAIDEAAGVSTDTLVLVSGGLPEGSKDLVGARERIADALAELAPYAAERGIRLAIEPLHPMFASDRCVVSTLSQALDLAERFPAEQVGVVVDAYHIWWDDQAPAQIARAGAGGRIHSFQLADWITPLPAGVLLGRGQLGDGSVDFRAMRARVEATGFDGPIEVEIFNEELWARDGGDVLAEVAARFREHAC, from the coding sequence ATGAGCGACGGGACCGGCGTCGGCCGTCTGTCCATCAACCAGGAGACCATCAGGCAGTGGTCCCTGGAGGAGCTCGCCGAAGGATGCGTGAAGGCGGGCGTCGGCCACGTGGGCCTGTGGCGCGAGCCCGTGCAGAAGTACGGCGTCGAGCGCGCCGGCCGGCTCTTCGCCGACGCGGGCCTCACCGTCACCAGCCTCTGCCGGGGCGGCTTCCTCACCGCGACCGAGCCGGTGGAACGGGCCCGCGCCCTGGACGACAACCGGGCGGCGATCGACGAGGCGGCGGGCGTCTCCACGGACACCCTGGTCCTCGTCTCGGGCGGCCTGCCCGAGGGCAGCAAGGACCTCGTCGGGGCCCGCGAACGCATCGCCGACGCCCTCGCCGAACTCGCTCCCTACGCGGCCGAGCGCGGGATCCGTCTCGCCATCGAGCCGCTGCACCCGATGTTCGCGTCCGACCGGTGCGTGGTCTCGACCCTCTCCCAGGCGCTGGACCTCGCGGAACGCTTCCCGGCCGAGCAGGTCGGCGTGGTCGTCGACGCGTACCACATCTGGTGGGACGACCAGGCTCCCGCGCAGATCGCCCGCGCCGGTGCCGGTGGCCGTATCCACTCCTTCCAGCTGGCCGACTGGATCACCCCGCTCCCCGCGGGTGTCCTGCTGGGCCGGGGTCAGCTCGGCGACGGGAGCGTGGACTTCCGCGCGATGCGCGCACGGGTGGAGGCGACGGGCTTCGACGGCCCGATCGAGGTGGAGATCTTCAACGAGGAGCTGTGGGCCCGCGACGGCGGCGACGTCCTCGCCGAAGTGGCCGCCCGCTTCCGCGAGCACGCCTGCTGA
- a CDS encoding ATP-binding protein, with translation MYVSRVTIENIKSFDGPRKVDLTLTRPDGSHAGWTVLAGRNGAGKTTLLRALALALSGPVAARGLVQGFENWVTRGAESGSASAEIIRDKDFDKFTASGRTQNKFGTGLRWTPPGESSATGRKSAQPALGEIRNNSRTQSASAAQRGPWADNPVGWFCAAYGPFRRMAGGSGDVQRLMLASGPVARQASLFHEDASLAEGVAWLIEQHLRALEGREGASALKEAALSVLGDGLLPDGYRIKDVDSEGLWVTRGGHRFPLREMSDGFRTVAALVVDLLKQIHDTFGDHALGGGGDGPSPLQVPGVVIIDEIDAHLHVSWQRRIGPWLTTHFPNIQFIVTTHSPYICQAADPGGLIRLPGVDEGAAPEVVPEDLYERVVYGSGDDAVLSDLFGLDTPYSERAEYARAEFVALESKVYEGDTSPETVARYKELKSLLTSSPTARAHEVSARLYRIADQVHDDGSEGSVSGGGVREDGGEAGEEK, from the coding sequence ATGTACGTCTCCCGCGTCACCATCGAGAACATCAAGTCGTTCGACGGACCGCGAAAAGTCGACCTGACCCTGACCCGCCCGGACGGCTCGCACGCCGGGTGGACGGTCCTCGCCGGCCGCAACGGCGCCGGGAAGACCACCCTGCTGCGCGCCCTGGCCTTGGCCCTGAGCGGACCGGTGGCCGCCCGCGGCCTGGTCCAGGGCTTCGAGAACTGGGTCACGCGCGGCGCGGAGTCGGGCAGCGCCTCGGCGGAGATCATCCGGGACAAGGACTTCGACAAGTTCACCGCCTCGGGCCGCACCCAGAACAAGTTCGGCACCGGACTGCGCTGGACGCCCCCCGGCGAATCGTCGGCGACCGGGCGCAAGAGCGCGCAGCCCGCGCTGGGCGAGATCCGGAACAACTCCCGTACCCAGAGCGCCAGCGCCGCCCAGCGCGGGCCGTGGGCCGACAACCCGGTGGGCTGGTTCTGCGCCGCCTACGGCCCCTTCCGGCGGATGGCCGGCGGCTCGGGCGACGTACAGCGGCTGATGCTGGCCTCGGGACCGGTGGCCCGGCAGGCGAGCCTCTTCCACGAGGACGCCTCCCTCGCGGAGGGCGTCGCCTGGCTGATCGAGCAGCATCTGCGCGCGCTCGAAGGCCGGGAGGGCGCGTCGGCCCTCAAGGAGGCCGCCCTGTCCGTCCTCGGCGACGGTCTCCTCCCGGACGGCTACCGCATCAAGGATGTCGACTCCGAAGGGCTCTGGGTCACCCGGGGCGGCCACCGCTTCCCGCTGCGGGAGATGAGCGACGGGTTCCGTACGGTCGCCGCCCTCGTCGTCGACCTGCTCAAGCAGATCCACGACACCTTCGGGGACCACGCGCTGGGAGGCGGCGGCGACGGCCCGAGCCCGCTCCAGGTCCCCGGAGTCGTCATCATCGACGAGATCGACGCCCACCTCCACGTCTCCTGGCAGCGCCGCATCGGACCCTGGCTGACCACGCACTTCCCCAACATCCAGTTCATCGTCACCACCCACAGCCCGTACATCTGCCAGGCCGCGGACCCCGGCGGCCTGATCCGGCTGCCCGGCGTGGACGAGGGAGCCGCTCCCGAAGTGGTACCGGAGGACCTGTACGAACGGGTCGTCTACGGCAGCGGCGACGACGCGGTCCTCTCCGACCTCTTCGGCCTCGACACCCCGTACTCGGAACGGGCCGAGTACGCGCGCGCGGAGTTCGTGGCCCTGGAGTCCAAGGTGTACGAGGGCGACACCTCACCCGAGACCGTCGCCCGGTACAAAGAGCTGAAGAGCCTCCTGACCAGCTCCCCGACGGCCCGCGCCCACGAGGTCTCCGCCCGGCTCTACCGGATCGCCGATCAGGTCCATGACGACGGATCCGAGGGCAGCGTTTCCGGGGGCGGCGTTCGCGAGGACGGCGGAGAGGCCGGCGAGGAGAAGTGA
- a CDS encoding HNH endonuclease produces the protein MVRSELPLETQEHLATYTRQIADTTESDRKATAIGLWGRFAVRRRVRPGVLAALTGMAPGHQRCMYCGDSQGTDIDHFEPKSQAPLRTFDWTNYLLACSYCNSNQKRDLFPRSPRDGSPLLLDPTLDDPLHHLRLVLPLCTYRGLSAQGDACIEVFGLNRRGVLVAGRRTAYATAKQSVELWRIATDRGQHTKADEVARVAWDRPLADVLAAMFHQSGHPAADVLFDGEEETLALLREPELRASFLARA, from the coding sequence ATGGTCCGCTCCGAACTGCCCCTGGAGACCCAGGAACACTTGGCGACGTACACCCGGCAGATCGCGGACACGACGGAGTCCGACCGCAAGGCCACCGCGATAGGTCTGTGGGGCCGCTTCGCCGTACGCCGACGGGTGCGCCCCGGAGTGCTCGCCGCTCTCACCGGCATGGCACCCGGCCACCAACGCTGCATGTACTGCGGCGACAGCCAGGGCACCGATATCGACCACTTCGAGCCGAAGAGCCAGGCGCCGCTGCGCACCTTCGACTGGACCAACTACCTGCTCGCCTGCTCCTACTGCAACAGCAACCAGAAACGGGACCTGTTTCCGCGCTCCCCCCGGGACGGCAGCCCGCTCCTCCTCGACCCCACCCTCGACGACCCCCTGCACCACCTGCGACTCGTGCTGCCGCTCTGTACGTACCGGGGCCTCAGCGCGCAGGGCGACGCCTGCATAGAGGTGTTCGGCCTCAACCGGCGCGGCGTCCTCGTCGCCGGCCGCCGAACCGCCTACGCGACGGCCAAGCAGTCCGTCGAACTCTGGCGCATCGCCACCGACCGGGGCCAGCACACCAAAGCCGACGAGGTGGCCCGCGTCGCCTGGGACCGCCCGCTGGCGGACGTACTCGCCGCGATGTTCCACCAGTCCGGACACCCGGCGGCCGACGTGCTCTTCGACGGCGAGGAGGAGACTCTGGCACTGCTGCGGGAACCGGAGTTGCGGGCGAGCTTTCTGGCGCGGGCGTGA
- a CDS encoding DUF397 domain-containing protein, with amino-acid sequence MHSADETLTGWYKSSYSGANSGECLEVASGHTLIPVRDSKTADGPVLLFSAHGWSTFLDAVKSSGLSA; translated from the coding sequence ATGCACAGCGCTGATGAGACTTTGACCGGCTGGTACAAGTCGAGTTACAGCGGAGCCAATTCGGGCGAGTGCCTCGAGGTCGCGAGCGGCCACACCCTGATCCCCGTTCGTGACAGCAAGACCGCTGACGGCCCTGTTCTGCTCTTCTCCGCCCACGGCTGGTCGACGTTTCTCGACGCCGTAAAGAGCAGCGGTCTCAGCGCCTGA
- a CDS encoding helix-turn-helix transcriptional regulator, with protein MTVDRKPRTPRQKYGEELRLRRIAAALTQEELGEQVVCSPTLISHYEAGRRLPKPDDAQRIDIALRSDGFFVRWLEDLESKYADYFATVAELEKEATEIRQYGSQLVPGLLQTPEYARAVFKSARTNFTQDDLDTAVTNRLERGMLLQGTSGPIAWTLLDEAVLRRRVGGHRVMAEQLRKIADMADCGRLRLHVLTFEVGAHALMEGMLYLLNFTNAAPVAYVEGLYTGNLLDDRTQVEACHTDYSLALGDAVSHLDSVALVRAIAEEHEHAQR; from the coding sequence ATGACAGTGGACCGGAAGCCTCGGACTCCGAGGCAAAAGTACGGGGAGGAGCTGAGGCTGCGACGGATCGCTGCCGCCCTGACGCAGGAGGAGTTGGGCGAACAAGTAGTCTGTTCGCCGACGCTGATCAGCCACTACGAGGCGGGACGACGCCTACCGAAACCTGATGACGCGCAGCGGATCGACATCGCGCTGAGGTCTGACGGGTTCTTTGTCAGGTGGCTGGAGGACCTGGAATCGAAGTATGCCGACTACTTCGCGACCGTCGCCGAACTGGAGAAGGAAGCCACTGAGATTCGACAGTACGGATCTCAACTAGTGCCTGGCCTCCTTCAGACGCCCGAGTACGCACGCGCGGTGTTCAAGTCCGCACGGACGAATTTCACTCAGGACGATCTCGACACCGCGGTGACCAACCGTCTGGAGCGCGGGATGCTGCTTCAGGGCACGTCCGGTCCCATTGCCTGGACGTTGCTCGACGAAGCAGTACTCAGGCGACGCGTCGGCGGCCACCGTGTGATGGCTGAGCAGTTGCGCAAGATCGCGGACATGGCCGACTGCGGTCGCCTCCGGCTCCACGTTCTGACCTTCGAGGTCGGCGCGCATGCGCTGATGGAAGGCATGCTCTACCTGCTGAACTTCACGAACGCGGCGCCCGTCGCGTACGTCGAGGGCCTCTACACGGGCAATCTGCTCGACGACCGCACACAGGTCGAGGCTTGCCACACGGACTACTCTCTGGCTCTGGGAGATGCCGTTTCGCATCTGGATTCAGTGGCACTGGTCAGGGCCATCGCGGAGGAACACGAACATGCACAGCGCTGA